In Thermoflexus sp., the following proteins share a genomic window:
- the pdo gene encoding protein disulfide oxidoreductase gives MALLDAHTREEVRRLLADLKNPVRLLVFIQHVDCVYCRETRQLIEEVASLSDRITAEVYNRITDREVAERYGIDKVPAVVIEGDQDYGIRYFGIPSGYEFSSLIEDIRMVGARDSGLSPSSRKRLAQIQTPVHIQVFVTPTCPYCPRMVRLAHQAAMESPWVRADMVEAMEFPELADYYGVYGVPRTVINEVLHIEGAVPEGYFINELMKVTDPEAMARARAAWEHMRHALAGAHMHHHHHDEEE, from the coding sequence ATGGCGTTGCTGGATGCGCACACCCGTGAGGAAGTCCGACGTCTGCTCGCTGATCTGAAGAACCCGGTCCGGCTTCTGGTTTTCATCCAGCACGTGGATTGTGTGTATTGTCGCGAGACACGGCAGCTGATCGAGGAGGTTGCCTCCCTGTCGGATCGGATCACGGCAGAGGTCTACAACCGGATCACTGATCGGGAGGTGGCTGAGCGCTATGGCATCGACAAGGTGCCTGCGGTCGTGATCGAGGGGGATCAGGACTATGGCATCCGTTACTTCGGGATCCCGTCCGGCTACGAGTTCAGCTCCCTGATTGAGGATATCCGGATGGTCGGCGCGCGGGATTCTGGCCTCTCGCCCTCCAGCCGCAAGCGCCTGGCTCAGATCCAGACGCCTGTTCACATCCAGGTCTTCGTCACACCGACATGCCCTTACTGCCCGCGGATGGTGCGGCTGGCCCATCAGGCGGCGATGGAGAGCCCGTGGGTCCGGGCGGATATGGTGGAGGCGATGGAGTTCCCGGAGCTGGCGGATTACTACGGCGTCTACGGCGTCCCCCGAACAGTGATCAATGAGGTCCTTCACATCGAGGGGGCAGTGCCGGAGGGATACTTCATCAATGAGCTGATGAAGGTGACGGATCCGGAAGCGATGGCGCGGGCTCGAGCGGCATGGGAGCATATGCGCCATGCCCTTGCTGGAGCTCATATGCATCACCATCATCACGATGAGGAGGAGTGA
- a CDS encoding class I SAM-dependent methyltransferase has protein sequence MGVTDYYVWREFEDRIGGERIRWAGKPGLEIWSHVDPGVALIAQVMEIGPEDHVLDLNCGVGWLGVLAARRTTGRIVLASDHGLAVEAARRTMAMNGFEGRARIFHGDGYPLLEPGSFDVVLLNIPKGKEVAQRLVRLAAWALKPGGRLYLAGPKRGGVDSIIAYARDLFGRAPVWAYGSGYRVAVASRPAHLEIEPPGDDFVEREAVVRGRTWRFITRPGLFSWSALDEGTRHLIEQMEIRPTDHVLDLGCGYGIVGVIAGHEAREGRVVMVDISAAALEASRRTLALYSLPHVEVRLSDVIDGVRGELFDVVVTNPPIHQGFGVEREVATQFVYDAPSVLRPGGRLYLVGAVVLPYRTIIERVFGNVEILFDDRHYRVYRALHMPRRLR, from the coding sequence ATGGGGGTCACGGATTATTATGTCTGGCGGGAATTCGAGGATCGCATCGGCGGGGAGCGGATCCGCTGGGCGGGGAAGCCGGGCCTGGAGATCTGGAGCCATGTCGATCCGGGTGTGGCCCTCATCGCCCAGGTGATGGAGATCGGCCCCGAGGATCACGTCCTGGATTTGAACTGCGGGGTGGGATGGTTAGGGGTACTGGCCGCCCGACGCACAACCGGTCGGATCGTCCTGGCCAGCGACCACGGCCTGGCGGTGGAAGCTGCTCGGCGCACGATGGCGATGAACGGCTTCGAGGGGCGCGCCCGGATCTTCCATGGCGATGGCTATCCCCTCCTGGAGCCCGGGTCTTTCGATGTGGTTCTTTTGAACATCCCCAAGGGCAAGGAGGTGGCGCAACGCCTGGTGCGCCTCGCAGCATGGGCGCTTAAGCCTGGGGGACGGCTCTATCTGGCCGGGCCGAAGCGAGGCGGCGTAGACAGCATCATCGCTTACGCCCGGGATCTCTTCGGCCGGGCTCCGGTATGGGCGTATGGAAGCGGCTACCGGGTGGCGGTGGCCTCCCGCCCGGCTCACCTGGAGATCGAGCCTCCCGGAGATGATTTCGTGGAACGGGAGGCGGTCGTTCGGGGCCGCACCTGGCGCTTCATCACTCGCCCTGGCCTGTTCTCGTGGTCCGCTCTGGATGAGGGAACCCGTCATCTCATCGAACAGATGGAGATCCGCCCCACGGATCACGTTCTGGACCTGGGATGCGGATATGGGATCGTAGGGGTGATCGCTGGCCACGAAGCGCGGGAAGGTCGGGTGGTGATGGTGGATATCAGCGCGGCAGCCCTGGAGGCGAGCCGCCGCACTCTGGCCCTTTATTCCCTGCCTCACGTGGAAGTCCGTCTCAGCGACGTCATCGATGGCGTGCGGGGAGAACTGTTCGATGTCGTGGTGACCAATCCGCCGATCCACCAGGGCTTTGGAGTCGAACGGGAAGTCGCTACACAATTCGTATATGATGCTCCCTCCGTGTTGCGCCCTGGAGGGCGGCTCTATCTGGTTGGGGCGGTGGTGCTGCCTTATCGCACAATCATTGAGCGGGTCTTCGGGAACGTGGAGATCCTGTTCGATGATCGCCATTATCGGGTGTATCGGGCGCTCCACATGCCCCGCCGGCTTCGATAG
- the rpsU gene encoding 30S ribosomal protein S21, which yields MHRKGVGTLARVIIEEGESFESALKRFNKQIQADKLLSELRRRRYYEPPSVIRKRKKAAKLRKSRRTTLKALRAAGLL from the coding sequence ATGCACAGAAAGGGGGTGGGGACATTGGCCCGCGTGATCATTGAGGAGGGGGAGTCCTTCGAGTCGGCCCTCAAGCGATTCAATAAGCAGATCCAGGCCGACAAGTTGCTCTCGGAGCTACGGCGCCGGCGCTATTATGAGCCGCCCAGCGTGATCCGCAAGCGCAAGAAGGCAGCCAAGCTGCGCAAAAGCCGGCGCACGACTTTGAAGGCCCTGCGAGCGGCCGGTTTGCTGTAA
- a CDS encoding YggT family protein produces MLISLIDALVNLYVLLIVFYVFASWIGLDPWHPARRLLASAVEPVLNPLRRYLPPVGGLDFSPLVAILLIELAGQFLRALLLGWF; encoded by the coding sequence ATGCTGATCTCCTTGATCGACGCCCTGGTCAATCTCTACGTTCTTCTGATTGTGTTTTATGTGTTCGCCTCCTGGATCGGCCTCGATCCGTGGCATCCGGCCCGACGCCTCCTGGCGAGCGCGGTGGAGCCCGTGTTGAATCCCCTGCGGCGCTATCTCCCCCCTGTGGGCGGGCTGGATTTCAGCCCCCTGGTGGCGATCCTGTTGATCGAACTGGCGGGGCAGTTCCTCCGGGCGCTTCTCCTGGGGTGGTTCTGA
- a CDS encoding YggS family pyridoxal phosphate-dependent enzyme, which produces MSSSIAERWERVQERITRAARRAGRDPGEITVVAVTKTVPPERILEAYACGLRIFGENRVEEAEGKIPQVQALLGGAAAIRWHMVGHLQRRKARRALSLFDVIHSVDSVPLAEKLSRLAGERGQRARVLLECNVSGEASKYGFPLDRWEDDAAQREAFFEAVARILDQPGLEVLGLMTVAPIAPDPEAVRPVFRRLRALRDALAARFPQGSWEHLSMGMTDDFEVAIEEGATMVRLGRAIFGERPSS; this is translated from the coding sequence ATGAGCTCCTCCATCGCGGAGCGCTGGGAACGGGTTCAGGAACGGATCACGCGCGCAGCCCGTCGGGCCGGCCGGGATCCGGGGGAGATCACCGTGGTGGCCGTGACCAAGACGGTGCCGCCGGAGCGGATCCTGGAAGCGTATGCCTGTGGGCTGCGGATCTTCGGGGAGAACCGGGTGGAGGAAGCGGAGGGGAAAATCCCTCAGGTGCAGGCCCTCCTGGGCGGCGCGGCGGCGATCCGGTGGCATATGGTCGGCCATCTGCAACGGCGGAAGGCCCGGCGGGCCCTGAGCCTGTTCGACGTGATCCATTCCGTCGATTCGGTGCCGCTGGCGGAGAAGCTCAGCCGGCTGGCGGGGGAGAGGGGACAGCGGGCAAGGGTCCTTCTGGAGTGCAATGTCTCCGGCGAGGCGAGCAAATACGGCTTCCCCCTGGACCGCTGGGAGGACGATGCGGCCCAGCGGGAGGCTTTCTTCGAGGCGGTCGCCCGGATCCTGGATCAGCCTGGCCTGGAGGTCCTCGGGCTGATGACGGTCGCGCCCATCGCCCCCGATCCCGAAGCGGTCCGACCGGTGTTTCGCCGGCTCCGAGCGCTGCGGGACGCGCTGGCTGCGCGGTTTCCCCAGGGTTCCTGGGAGCACCTCTCCATGGGCATGACGGACGATTTCGAGGTGGCCATCGAGGAGGGCGCAACCATGGTCCGCCTGGGGCGGGCGATCTTCGGCGAGCGCCCCTCGTCATGA
- a CDS encoding intein-containing RctB family protein, whose product MAREIRKQDFRRIHAYLWELPTSFDPRMNVPVRIYADEELLEDALGDLSVHQAVNAASLPGLVGAVVVMPDVHMGYGFPIGGVMASRVPGGIISPGAIGYDINCLTGDARILHRFGYTRPIQEMAEEWSRAELVCYDARLACLDRTPVVRFLRRPADPVLYRVVTCSGDEIIATGDHPFLTPAGMRPVSELQAGDRIAFLPFEGVPYEEPPDEVIVDVPDVERVLLEAGKDNRRGGITKAIAGLRRRGLLPLRYTSPALPYLLKLLGYAWGDGTAGFMRRRKEGVLVLYGKEEDLAQILADLNQLGYGGYLRSRRRRALIRTPYQVYETIGVTGELEVNSTGLVALLAALGLPLGSKTDHGGRIPEWLKRAPLWQQRLFLAALFGAELTAPALHSQSSVKLRRPVLSIACAEHRLADGYRFLADIAEMLERFGVRSRGIYIERRALLRANGSRSRVLRLLISGDADNLIRLFTRVGVEYNDERRFLSWISAQYLKRKQAVRRARQELRQAIAEAHRQGQPVQAVLEAVSISVNARFVERSISEKQQGGAGLPRDFPDFMTYMKQATEGLGRSGIVWEEIERIEPVEGYTGDVYDFTVLHEDHNFIANGFVVSNCGVRLLATNLTYEQIAPHLTELASRIYSNCPSGVGSEGHVPLTARQLDEVLAEGARWALRHGYARPEDLEHTEEFGCMPNADPDKATPKAKERGKDQLGTLGAGNHFIEVDVVDEIFDPVGAERMGLFEGQVAVQIHCGSRGFGHQICTDYLQRFERVIHKYGIKLPDKELMCAPIDSPEGQDYLKAMACAANFAFCNRQILAHYIRKSFEEVLKPKGIAHDVWQVYDIAHNMGKIETHEIDGQRMTVCVHRKGATRAWGPGSPGLPKKYVDIGQPVLIPGSMGTASYVLLGTPGSMAQTFGSTCHGAGRVMSRAQAKREIRGEKLKAELESQGIVVRAGSMAGLAEEAPRAYKDVSRVVEVVHHAGIAKKVARLRPIAVIKG is encoded by the coding sequence ATGGCGCGGGAGATTCGGAAACAGGATTTCCGACGGATCCATGCGTATCTCTGGGAACTGCCCACCTCGTTCGACCCGCGGATGAACGTCCCCGTCCGCATCTACGCGGACGAGGAGCTGCTGGAGGACGCCCTGGGGGACCTGTCGGTGCATCAGGCGGTGAATGCCGCCTCGTTGCCTGGCCTGGTGGGGGCCGTCGTTGTCATGCCGGATGTCCATATGGGCTATGGCTTCCCCATCGGAGGGGTGATGGCCAGCCGGGTCCCGGGCGGGATCATCTCACCGGGAGCGATCGGGTATGACATCAACTGCCTGACCGGAGATGCCCGAATTCTGCATCGCTTTGGATACACTCGCCCGATCCAGGAAATGGCGGAGGAATGGTCTCGCGCGGAGCTGGTTTGCTACGATGCCCGATTGGCATGCCTGGATCGGACACCGGTTGTTCGCTTCCTGCGTCGACCGGCGGATCCTGTGCTCTACAGGGTCGTCACCTGCTCTGGAGATGAGATCATTGCCACTGGGGATCATCCGTTCTTGACTCCAGCGGGCATGCGGCCCGTGAGCGAACTGCAGGCTGGCGACCGGATCGCCTTCCTGCCCTTCGAGGGAGTTCCCTACGAAGAGCCTCCTGATGAGGTCATTGTGGATGTCCCCGATGTGGAGCGCGTCCTTCTGGAAGCCGGCAAGGACAATCGACGCGGTGGAATTACCAAGGCCATCGCGGGTCTGCGGCGAAGGGGGCTGTTGCCTTTGCGGTATACTTCCCCTGCCCTTCCGTATTTATTGAAACTCCTGGGCTACGCGTGGGGTGACGGCACAGCAGGGTTCATGCGTCGTCGAAAGGAGGGGGTGCTGGTCTTATATGGGAAGGAGGAAGACCTGGCGCAGATCCTGGCAGATCTCAACCAGCTGGGATATGGAGGCTACCTTCGTTCTCGACGCCGCAGGGCGCTCATCCGCACACCTTATCAGGTTTATGAAACGATCGGTGTCACCGGCGAGCTGGAGGTGAACTCCACCGGTCTGGTCGCTCTTCTTGCAGCGCTGGGGCTGCCTCTGGGATCCAAGACGGACCATGGAGGACGCATCCCGGAGTGGTTGAAGCGGGCTCCCCTCTGGCAACAGCGGCTCTTCCTCGCCGCCCTCTTCGGCGCGGAGCTCACAGCGCCGGCCTTGCACAGTCAGTCCTCCGTCAAGCTGCGACGGCCTGTTCTGAGCATTGCCTGTGCGGAACATCGTCTCGCGGATGGATACCGATTCCTGGCCGATATCGCGGAGATGCTGGAACGCTTCGGCGTTCGAAGCAGGGGGATCTACATAGAGCGACGGGCGCTCCTGCGAGCCAATGGCTCACGCTCCCGGGTTCTCCGCCTGTTGATCTCCGGGGATGCGGATAATCTGATCCGGTTGTTCACGCGTGTTGGTGTGGAATACAACGACGAACGTCGATTTTTGAGCTGGATCAGCGCCCAGTATCTGAAGCGCAAACAGGCAGTGCGCCGGGCCCGACAGGAGCTGCGTCAGGCTATTGCGGAAGCCCACCGGCAGGGCCAGCCCGTCCAGGCCGTGCTGGAGGCTGTTTCCATCTCGGTGAATGCTCGCTTTGTGGAACGGTCCATCTCAGAAAAGCAGCAGGGGGGCGCCGGGCTCCCACGGGATTTTCCGGACTTCATGACCTATATGAAGCAGGCGACAGAGGGATTGGGGCGCTCCGGGATCGTATGGGAGGAGATTGAGCGCATTGAGCCTGTGGAAGGCTATACGGGCGATGTGTATGATTTCACTGTGCTTCATGAAGACCACAATTTCATCGCCAATGGCTTTGTGGTGTCCAACTGCGGCGTGCGGCTGCTGGCGACCAATCTGACCTACGAGCAGATCGCGCCGCATCTAACGGAGCTGGCGTCGCGGATCTATTCCAACTGCCCCAGCGGGGTGGGCTCCGAAGGGCACGTCCCCCTGACGGCGCGGCAACTGGATGAGGTGCTGGCGGAGGGGGCCCGCTGGGCGCTGCGCCACGGCTACGCCCGGCCCGAGGATCTGGAGCACACCGAGGAATTCGGCTGCATGCCCAACGCGGATCCGGACAAGGCGACCCCGAAAGCCAAGGAGCGGGGGAAGGATCAGCTGGGCACCCTGGGCGCCGGGAACCACTTCATCGAGGTGGATGTGGTGGATGAGATCTTCGATCCGGTGGGCGCGGAGCGGATGGGGCTCTTCGAGGGGCAGGTCGCCGTCCAGATCCATTGCGGCTCCCGCGGCTTCGGCCACCAGATCTGCACCGATTACCTCCAGCGCTTCGAGCGGGTGATCCATAAATACGGCATCAAGCTGCCCGACAAGGAGCTGATGTGCGCGCCCATCGATAGCCCGGAGGGGCAGGATTACCTGAAGGCGATGGCCTGTGCGGCGAACTTCGCCTTCTGCAACCGCCAGATCCTGGCCCACTACATCCGTAAGAGCTTCGAGGAGGTCCTCAAGCCGAAGGGCATTGCTCACGATGTCTGGCAGGTCTACGATATCGCCCACAACATGGGCAAGATCGAAACCCACGAGATCGACGGCCAGCGGATGACCGTGTGCGTCCACCGGAAGGGAGCCACCCGCGCCTGGGGTCCGGGCTCCCCCGGGCTGCCGAAGAAATACGTGGATATCGGGCAGCCGGTTCTGATCCCGGGCTCGATGGGCACGGCGTCGTATGTGTTGCTGGGGACGCCCGGGTCCATGGCCCAGACCTTCGGAAGCACCTGCCACGGGGCCGGCCGCGTCATGAGCCGCGCCCAGGCCAAGCGGGAGATCCGCGGCGAGAAGCTCAAGGCCGAGCTGGAAAGCCAGGGCATCGTCGTCCGCGCCGGCTCCATGGCCGGGCTGGCTGAGGAGGCCCCGCGAGCTTACAAGGACGTCAGCCGCGTGGTCGAGGTGGTCCACCACGCGGGGATCGCCAAGAAGGTGGCCCGGCTCCGGCCGATCGCGGTGATCAAGGGGTGA
- a CDS encoding archease, protein MSSFEVPFEEIPHTADWAIRAYGRTLPELFANAAMGMYSLLVDLDALGESERREIEVEAASPEGLLVAWLNELVYHTEREHLAFKRFEIHELRLPDPGDPDSLGRLRATVYGERTREMRKYIKAVTYHNVAIQQEDGRYWVELVFDV, encoded by the coding sequence ATGTCCAGCTTTGAAGTCCCCTTCGAGGAGATCCCTCACACGGCGGACTGGGCCATCCGGGCCTATGGGCGGACGCTGCCGGAGCTGTTCGCGAACGCGGCGATGGGGATGTATAGCCTGCTGGTTGACCTGGACGCCCTGGGAGAGTCCGAGCGGCGGGAAATTGAGGTGGAGGCGGCCAGCCCTGAGGGATTGCTGGTGGCCTGGCTGAACGAGCTGGTCTACCACACGGAGCGGGAGCACCTGGCTTTCAAGCGGTTTGAGATCCATGAGCTCCGCCTGCCGGATCCCGGGGATCCAGATTCCCTCGGTCGCCTTCGCGCGACCGTTTATGGAGAGCGGACCCGGGAGATGCGAAAATATATAAAGGCGGTGACCTATCACAACGTGGCCATCCAGCAGGAAGATGGACGTTACTGGGTGGAGCTGGTGTTCGATGTGTGA